A region from the Mycolicibacterium litorale genome encodes:
- the pks2 gene encoding sulfolipid-1 biosynthesis phthioceranic/hydroxyphthioceranic acid synthase, with the protein MVDAPVTPIAVIGMACRLPGGIDSPERLWEALLRGDDFVTEVPLERWDAEEYYDPEPGVPGRSVSKWGAFLDDVAGFDAEFFGISEREATAIDPQHRLLLETAWEAVEHAGIDPAALNSSLTGVFIGMTHGDYQLLAADAHAIEGPYGFTGNNYSLASGRIAYAMGLHGPAYTVDSACSSSLLAVHMACRSLHDGESDMALAGGVSIMLEPRKMSSGSAQGMLSPTGHCHAFDVDADGFVSGEASVVLMFKRLADAQRDGDRILAVVKGTAANQDGHTVNIATPSRDAQVSVYRAALTAAGMDPATVGMVEAHGTGTPVGDPIEYAGLAEVYGTDAPCALGSVKTNFGHGQSASGAVGLMKAILSLQHATVPQNLHFTRMPDEMARIDTNLFVPQEITPWPRGGEGPRRAAVSSYGLSGTNVHAVLEQAPEPVSTPVVEPTAKALIFPLSATSAEELRRTAARLADWVDDHSDGDLRDLAYTLARRRGHRPVRTCVVATSREELIKGLREIASGETPYEPAVAKGEHGPVWVFSGQGSQWAGMGKGLLATEPVFAAAVAELEPLIARESGFSVTEAMSAPEKVTGIDRVQPTVFAVQVALAATMKSYGVTPGAVIGHSMGESAAAVVAGGLSLEDGAKVICRRSRLMARIAGSGAMASVELPAQQVLSELAARGVSDVVLSVVASPQSTVVGGAKEAIRELVAEWDSRGVMAREVAVDVASHSPQVDPILDELTEVLEDIEPMEPQLPYYSATLYDPRDPAEFDAYYWVDNLRHAVRFSAAVQAALEDGFRVFGELAPHPLLTHAVDQTGRSLDMSLAALAAMRREQELPDGLLGFVADVHNSGGAVDFSVIYPDGRLVDAPLPTWTHTHLMLTRDGQEQAQGGSTVAVHPLLGAHVRLPEEPERHVWQVDLGTATQPWLGDHQVHNVAALPGAAYCEMALAASRAVFGETAEVRDITFEQMLLLEEQTPVSSVATVKRPGVGEFVVETYDEGAEVRRATAVLHGEPATDAPAAYDIQDLLTAHPERREGADLHGWFAERGISYGQAFSGLVAAHTRDDGGDTVLAEVALPGSIRSQQGAYGIHPALLDACFQAVGAHAALQADVAGTLMLPLGVRRLSAHASTRNAHYCYVTVTNVSAAAVEANIEVLDEDGAVLLTVEGLRLGSGATAGGHRERLLNERLLTIDWRRQDRPEAAHVDAGRWLLIATSDAAQAEAARMADALTAADAQVTTTVWPADAPDSVADEVRSRLTADHHSGVVVVTAAGGSAEQAPTRGADQVRHLVRIARELPEIPGEPPRLFVLTRNAQTVLDGDVANLEHAGLRGLMRVLVMEHPSLRPTQVDLDDATAPEYVAAQLLSESEEDETAWRGGEFHVARLALSPLRPEERRTAVVDHETGGMRLQIRTPGDLESLELAAFDRVPPGPGEIEVAVTASNLNFADVLVAYGRYPSFEGRLPKLGADFAGVVTGVGPGVTEHQVGDRVAGISANGAWATFVTCDANLAVTLPAGVPEDRAAAVPSAHATAWYSLHDLARIGARDKVLIHSATGGVGQAAVAIAKAAGAEIYATAGTPEKRKMLRDWGIQYVYDSRSTDFADEIRRDTDGYGVDIVLNSLPGAAQRAGLELLSFGGRFVEIGKRDIYGDTKMGLFPFRRNLAFYAVDLALLTLTNPGILRRLLETVYQQIADGVLPLPETTHYPLAEGATAIRVMGAAGHTGKLVLDVPHTGQSTAVVPPVNASVFRGDGAYIVTGGMGGLGLFLAEKMAAAGCGRIVLNGRSAPNAEAAKVIDRIRAAGTEVEVALGDIADPATAERAVAAATATGLPVRGVLHAAAVVEDATLPNITDELIDRDWAPKVHGAWNLHTATDGQPLDWFCSFSSAAAMVGSPGQGAYAAANSWLDAFTHWRRAQGLPAGAIAWGAWAEIGKGQGMAEDTAMAILPDDGADAFDALLRHDRGYSGYAPVAGAPWLTAFAQTSKFAEAFASLGQSNAGTSAFLTELYDLPREEWPGRLRKLVADQIGLILRRSVDADRPLSEYGLDSLGTLEVRTRIENETGIRIGSTDITTVRALAQRLADTLAGDAATSSPS; encoded by the coding sequence GTGGTCGACGCACCGGTCACTCCCATCGCTGTCATCGGAATGGCCTGCCGGCTGCCCGGTGGGATCGATTCTCCCGAGCGGTTGTGGGAGGCACTGCTCCGCGGCGACGATTTCGTCACCGAGGTGCCGCTGGAGCGGTGGGACGCCGAAGAGTACTACGACCCGGAACCCGGCGTTCCCGGTCGGTCGGTGTCCAAGTGGGGCGCCTTCCTCGACGACGTCGCGGGCTTCGACGCGGAGTTCTTCGGCATCAGCGAACGCGAAGCCACGGCCATCGACCCCCAGCACCGGCTGCTGCTCGAGACCGCCTGGGAAGCCGTCGAGCACGCGGGTATCGATCCCGCCGCCCTCAACAGCTCGCTGACCGGTGTCTTCATCGGCATGACGCACGGCGACTACCAGCTGCTGGCCGCCGACGCCCACGCCATCGAGGGTCCCTACGGGTTCACCGGCAACAACTACAGCCTCGCCTCCGGCCGCATCGCCTACGCGATGGGTCTGCACGGCCCGGCCTACACCGTGGACTCGGCCTGCTCGTCGAGCCTGCTGGCGGTCCACATGGCCTGCCGCAGCCTGCACGACGGTGAGAGCGACATGGCGCTCGCCGGCGGCGTCTCGATCATGCTGGAACCGCGCAAGATGTCCTCCGGTTCCGCGCAGGGCATGCTCTCGCCCACCGGCCACTGCCACGCCTTCGACGTCGACGCCGACGGCTTCGTCTCCGGAGAGGCGTCGGTGGTCCTCATGTTCAAGCGGCTGGCGGACGCCCAGCGCGACGGTGACCGCATCCTGGCCGTCGTCAAGGGCACCGCGGCCAACCAGGACGGTCACACCGTCAACATCGCCACCCCGTCGCGCGACGCCCAGGTCTCGGTCTACCGGGCGGCGCTCACCGCCGCCGGGATGGATCCCGCGACGGTCGGCATGGTCGAGGCACACGGCACCGGCACCCCGGTCGGCGACCCGATCGAGTACGCCGGCCTCGCGGAGGTCTACGGCACCGACGCCCCCTGCGCGCTCGGCTCGGTCAAGACGAACTTCGGCCACGGGCAGTCGGCCTCCGGTGCCGTCGGCCTGATGAAGGCGATCCTGTCGCTGCAGCATGCGACCGTGCCGCAGAACCTGCACTTCACGCGCATGCCGGACGAGATGGCGCGCATCGACACCAACCTGTTCGTGCCGCAGGAGATCACCCCGTGGCCGCGCGGCGGCGAAGGGCCCCGGCGCGCCGCGGTCTCCTCCTACGGGCTGTCGGGCACCAATGTGCACGCGGTCCTCGAGCAGGCCCCCGAGCCGGTCTCGACCCCGGTCGTCGAGCCGACCGCCAAAGCGCTGATCTTCCCGCTGTCGGCCACCTCGGCCGAGGAGCTGCGGCGGACCGCCGCCCGCCTGGCCGACTGGGTGGACGACCACTCCGACGGCGACCTGCGCGATCTGGCCTACACGCTGGCGCGCCGGCGCGGGCACCGCCCGGTCCGCACGTGCGTGGTCGCCACCAGCCGCGAGGAGCTGATCAAGGGTCTGCGCGAGATCGCCTCCGGCGAGACCCCTTACGAACCCGCGGTCGCCAAGGGTGAGCACGGTCCGGTGTGGGTGTTCTCCGGGCAGGGTTCGCAGTGGGCCGGGATGGGCAAGGGCCTGCTGGCCACCGAACCGGTGTTCGCCGCCGCCGTCGCCGAACTCGAGCCTTTGATCGCCCGCGAGTCCGGCTTCTCGGTCACCGAGGCGATGTCGGCACCCGAGAAGGTCACCGGAATCGACCGGGTGCAGCCGACGGTGTTCGCGGTGCAGGTCGCACTCGCGGCCACGATGAAGTCCTACGGGGTGACCCCCGGTGCGGTGATCGGCCACTCGATGGGGGAGTCGGCGGCCGCAGTCGTGGCCGGCGGTCTGTCGCTGGAGGACGGCGCGAAGGTCATCTGCCGTCGGTCCAGGCTGATGGCGCGCATCGCCGGTTCCGGTGCGATGGCCTCGGTCGAACTGCCCGCCCAGCAGGTGCTGTCCGAGCTGGCCGCCCGGGGCGTCAGCGACGTCGTGCTCTCGGTGGTCGCCTCGCCGCAGTCCACGGTCGTCGGTGGCGCGAAGGAGGCGATCCGCGAACTCGTCGCCGAATGGGACAGCCGCGGGGTGATGGCCCGTGAGGTCGCCGTCGACGTGGCATCCCATTCGCCGCAGGTCGATCCGATCCTCGACGAGCTCACCGAGGTGCTCGAGGACATCGAGCCGATGGAGCCGCAGCTCCCGTACTACTCGGCCACGCTCTACGATCCGCGCGACCCGGCCGAGTTCGACGCGTACTACTGGGTCGACAACCTGCGCCACGCCGTGCGGTTCTCCGCGGCCGTGCAGGCGGCCCTCGAGGACGGGTTCCGGGTCTTCGGCGAACTCGCCCCGCACCCGCTGCTCACCCACGCCGTCGACCAGACCGGCCGCAGCCTGGACATGAGCCTGGCCGCGCTCGCCGCGATGCGCCGGGAGCAGGAGCTGCCCGACGGGCTGCTCGGCTTCGTGGCCGACGTCCACAATTCCGGTGGCGCCGTTGACTTTTCGGTGATCTACCCGGACGGGCGCCTCGTCGACGCCCCGTTGCCGACATGGACCCACACCCACCTGATGCTGACCCGCGACGGCCAGGAGCAGGCGCAGGGCGGTTCGACGGTGGCGGTGCACCCGCTGCTCGGCGCCCACGTGCGGCTGCCCGAGGAGCCCGAGCGTCACGTGTGGCAGGTCGACCTCGGCACCGCGACCCAGCCCTGGCTGGGCGACCACCAGGTGCACAATGTGGCGGCGCTGCCCGGCGCCGCGTACTGCGAGATGGCGCTGGCCGCCTCGCGGGCCGTGTTCGGCGAGACGGCCGAGGTCCGTGACATCACGTTCGAGCAGATGCTGCTGCTCGAGGAGCAGACCCCGGTCTCGTCGGTGGCCACCGTGAAGCGGCCCGGCGTTGGCGAGTTCGTGGTCGAGACCTACGACGAGGGCGCCGAGGTGCGCCGGGCCACCGCCGTGCTGCACGGCGAACCGGCGACCGACGCCCCGGCGGCCTACGACATCCAGGATCTGCTCACCGCCCACCCCGAGCGGCGCGAGGGCGCCGATCTGCACGGGTGGTTCGCCGAGCGCGGCATCTCCTACGGGCAGGCGTTCTCCGGTCTTGTCGCCGCCCACACGCGCGACGACGGCGGTGACACCGTGCTCGCCGAGGTGGCGCTGCCGGGTTCGATCCGCTCCCAGCAGGGCGCCTACGGTATCCACCCCGCCCTGCTCGACGCCTGCTTCCAGGCCGTGGGGGCGCACGCCGCCCTGCAGGCCGACGTGGCCGGCACGCTGATGCTGCCACTCGGTGTGCGCCGGCTCAGTGCCCACGCGTCCACCCGCAACGCCCACTACTGCTACGTCACGGTCACCAACGTGAGCGCGGCCGCGGTGGAGGCGAACATCGAGGTCCTCGACGAGGACGGGGCCGTCCTGCTGACCGTGGAGGGGCTGCGTCTCGGCAGCGGCGCCACCGCCGGCGGGCATCGTGAACGGCTGCTCAACGAACGGCTGTTGACCATCGACTGGCGCCGGCAGGACCGGCCGGAGGCCGCACACGTCGACGCCGGACGGTGGCTGCTGATCGCCACCTCCGACGCCGCGCAGGCCGAGGCCGCCCGTATGGCCGACGCGCTGACCGCCGCCGACGCCCAGGTGACGACGACGGTGTGGCCGGCGGACGCCCCGGACAGCGTCGCCGACGAGGTGCGCAGCCGGCTCACGGCCGACCACCACAGCGGTGTGGTCGTGGTGACCGCCGCGGGTGGATCCGCCGAGCAGGCACCCACCCGTGGCGCCGACCAGGTGCGCCATCTGGTCCGTATCGCGCGGGAGCTGCCCGAGATCCCGGGCGAGCCGCCGCGGCTGTTCGTGCTGACCCGCAACGCGCAGACGGTGCTGGACGGCGACGTCGCCAACCTGGAGCACGCCGGCCTGCGGGGTCTGATGCGCGTGCTGGTGATGGAGCACCCGAGCCTGCGGCCGACGCAGGTCGACCTCGACGACGCCACCGCGCCCGAATACGTCGCAGCACAGCTGCTGTCGGAGTCCGAGGAAGACGAAACCGCCTGGCGCGGTGGCGAGTTCCACGTGGCTCGGCTGGCCCTTAGCCCGCTGCGTCCCGAGGAGCGCCGCACCGCCGTCGTCGATCACGAGACCGGCGGCATGCGGTTGCAGATCCGTACCCCCGGCGACCTCGAGTCGTTGGAGCTGGCCGCGTTCGACCGCGTTCCCCCGGGGCCGGGCGAAATCGAGGTCGCGGTGACCGCGTCGAACCTGAACTTCGCCGACGTGCTCGTCGCCTACGGCCGCTACCCGAGCTTCGAGGGCCGGCTGCCCAAGCTGGGCGCCGACTTCGCCGGTGTGGTCACCGGTGTCGGGCCGGGTGTCACCGAACATCAGGTCGGGGACCGGGTCGCGGGCATCTCGGCCAACGGGGCCTGGGCCACGTTCGTCACCTGTGACGCCAACCTCGCCGTCACGCTGCCCGCGGGTGTTCCCGAGGACCGGGCGGCCGCGGTGCCCAGCGCCCACGCCACCGCGTGGTACTCGCTGCACGACCTGGCCCGCATCGGCGCCCGCGACAAGGTGCTGATCCACTCCGCGACCGGCGGTGTCGGACAGGCCGCCGTCGCGATCGCCAAGGCCGCCGGCGCCGAGATCTACGCCACCGCGGGTACCCCGGAGAAGCGGAAAATGTTGCGCGACTGGGGAATCCAGTACGTCTACGATTCGCGCAGCACCGACTTCGCCGACGAGATCCGGCGCGACACCGACGGCTACGGCGTCGACATCGTGCTGAACTCGCTGCCGGGTGCCGCACAGCGCGCCGGTCTGGAACTGTTGTCCTTCGGTGGCCGCTTCGTCGAGATCGGCAAGCGCGACATCTACGGCGACACCAAGATGGGTCTGTTCCCGTTCCGCCGCAACCTGGCGTTCTACGCCGTGGATCTCGCCCTGCTGACGCTGACGAATCCGGGCATCCTGCGCCGCCTGCTGGAGACGGTCTACCAGCAGATCGCCGACGGGGTGCTGCCGCTGCCGGAGACCACGCACTACCCGCTGGCCGAGGGTGCGACGGCGATCCGGGTGATGGGCGCGGCCGGGCACACCGGCAAGCTCGTCCTCGACGTGCCGCACACCGGGCAGAGCACCGCGGTGGTGCCGCCGGTGAACGCCTCGGTCTTCCGCGGCGACGGTGCCTACATCGTCACCGGCGGTATGGGCGGGCTCGGGCTGTTCCTGGCCGAGAAGATGGCTGCGGCCGGTTGCGGCCGGATCGTGCTGAACGGCCGCTCCGCGCCGAATGCGGAGGCCGCCAAGGTGATCGACCGCATCCGGGCGGCCGGCACCGAGGTCGAGGTGGCGCTCGGCGACATCGCCGATCCCGCCACCGCCGAACGCGCCGTGGCCGCGGCGACCGCCACGGGCCTGCCGGTCCGGGGAGTGCTGCACGCGGCGGCGGTCGTCGAGGACGCGACGCTGCCGAACATCACCGACGAGCTGATCGACCGCGACTGGGCGCCGAAGGTCCACGGTGCGTGGAACCTGCACACCGCGACCGACGGTCAGCCGTTGGACTGGTTCTGCTCGTTCTCGTCGGCCGCGGCCATGGTCGGTTCGCCGGGCCAGGGCGCCTACGCCGCCGCCAACAGCTGGCTCGACGCGTTCACGCACTGGCGGCGGGCGCAGGGGTTGCCTGCCGGCGCGATCGCCTGGGGTGCCTGGGCGGAGATCGGCAAGGGCCAGGGAATGGCCGAGGACACCGCGATGGCGATCCTGCCGGACGACGGTGCCGACGCCTTCGACGCGCTGCTGCGGCACGACCGCGGCTACAGCGGCTACGCCCCGGTCGCCGGTGCGCCGTGGCTGACCGCCTTCGCCCAGACCAGCAAGTTCGCCGAGGCGTTCGCGTCGCTGGGGCAGAGCAACGCGGGCACGAGCGCTTTCCTGACCGAGCTGTACGACCTGCCGCGGGAGGAGTGGCCGGGCCGGTTGCGCAAGCTGGTGGCCGATCAGATCGGTCTCATCCTGCGCAGGTCGGTCGACGCCGACCGCCCGCTGTCCGAGTACGGCCTGGACTCGCTGGGCACGCTGGAGGTGCGCACCCGCATCGAGAACGAGACGGGTATCCGCATCGGCTCCACCGACATCACCACGGTGCGGGCGCTGGCACAGCGTCTGGCCGACACGCTCGCCGGTGATGCGGCGACATCGAGTCCGTCGTGA
- the meaB gene encoding methylmalonyl Co-A mutase-associated GTPase MeaB, whose amino-acid sequence MPVPTVAELATAIRGGDRSALAKAITLVESTRADHRERAQELLLELTPEAGSALHVGITGVPGVGKSTTIEALGMYLIEQGHRVAVLAVDPSSTRTGGSILGDKTRMAKLAVHPDAYIRPSPTSGTLGGVAKATRETIVLLEAAGYDVILVETVGVGQSEVTVANMVDTFVFLTLARTGDQLQGIKKGVLELADVVVVNKADGEHAIEAKAAARELSAALRLIYPRETLWRPPVLTMSALEGSGLQELWDTVLKHRDVLREAGEFEARRRAQQVEWTWSMVRDAVLDRVLSHPEVRRIRPEVERRVRDGELTPALAARQILDAAQ is encoded by the coding sequence GTGCCCGTCCCGACCGTCGCCGAGCTGGCCACCGCCATCCGCGGCGGCGACCGGTCCGCGCTGGCGAAGGCCATCACGCTGGTCGAATCGACCCGCGCCGACCACCGCGAGCGGGCCCAGGAGCTGCTGCTGGAGCTGACCCCCGAGGCGGGCAGCGCCCTCCACGTCGGCATCACCGGCGTGCCGGGCGTCGGGAAGTCCACGACGATCGAGGCGCTCGGGATGTACCTCATCGAACAGGGACACCGGGTGGCGGTACTGGCGGTGGATCCGTCGTCGACCCGCACGGGCGGGTCGATCCTGGGGGACAAGACCCGGATGGCCAAGCTCGCCGTGCACCCGGACGCCTACATCCGCCCGTCGCCCACCTCGGGCACTCTCGGCGGGGTCGCCAAGGCCACTCGCGAGACGATCGTGCTGCTCGAGGCGGCCGGCTACGACGTGATCCTGGTCGAGACGGTGGGGGTGGGGCAGTCCGAGGTCACGGTCGCCAACATGGTCGACACGTTCGTCTTCCTCACTCTGGCCCGCACCGGTGATCAGCTGCAGGGCATCAAGAAGGGTGTCCTCGAACTCGCCGACGTGGTGGTGGTGAACAAGGCCGACGGTGAGCACGCGATCGAGGCCAAGGCCGCGGCACGCGAGCTGAGCGCGGCGCTGCGGCTGATCTATCCGCGCGAGACGCTGTGGCGCCCACCGGTGTTGACGATGAGCGCGCTGGAGGGCAGCGGCCTGCAGGAGCTGTGGGACACCGTGCTCAAGCACCGCGATGTGCTGCGCGAGGCCGGCGAGTTCGAGGCCCGCAGGCGCGCGCAGCAGGTCGAATGGACATGGTCGATGGTGCGCGACGCCGTCCTCGACCGGGTGCTGTCGCATCCCGAGGTGCGCAGGATCCGTCCCGAGGTGGAGCGTCGGGTCCGCGACGGCGAGCTCACCCCGGCGCTGGCCGCCAGGCAAATCCTCGACGCCGCCCAGTGA
- a CDS encoding serine hydrolase domain-containing protein produces MTNISARARNAALPHGVQGAADANFARTLQGFSQLFPGRRFGGGALCIYLHGEPVVDVWTGYSDRRGTQYWTADTGAMVFSATKGMASTVIHRLVDRGLLTYDAPVAQYWPEFGANGKEKITVRDLMRHRAGLSQLNGVRKEDLFDHLGMEKRLAAAPVNRLLHGHPAYHALTYGWLVAGLARAVTGQGMGDLIRTELAEPLNTDGLHLGRPPAHAATRPAQILAPQGTLANPVFNFVAPKVAALQFSGMFGSMYFPGMKAVVQGDIPFLDAEIPSANGVATARGLARMYGAIANGGTIEGQQFLSPRVAADLTGRPNLRPDRNLVIPLAFHLGYHSLPFGVMRGFGHVGLGGSVGWADPSTGLALGFVHNRLLTPMLLDMGSFAGLNVLIRRDVARARRRGYQVVPDLGAPFAVPKPVAG; encoded by the coding sequence GTGACCAACATCTCAGCGCGGGCTCGCAACGCGGCGCTCCCGCACGGCGTGCAGGGCGCCGCGGATGCGAACTTCGCGCGCACGCTGCAGGGCTTCTCGCAGCTGTTCCCCGGCCGCCGCTTCGGTGGTGGTGCGCTCTGCATCTACCTGCACGGTGAGCCGGTGGTCGACGTCTGGACGGGGTACTCGGACCGGCGCGGCACGCAGTACTGGACCGCCGACACCGGTGCGATGGTGTTCTCTGCGACCAAGGGGATGGCCTCGACGGTCATCCACCGGCTCGTCGACCGCGGTCTGCTGACCTACGACGCCCCCGTCGCGCAGTACTGGCCGGAGTTCGGCGCGAACGGCAAGGAGAAGATCACCGTCCGCGACCTGATGCGGCACCGCGCCGGGTTGTCACAGCTCAACGGCGTCCGCAAGGAGGACCTGTTCGACCATCTGGGGATGGAGAAGCGCCTGGCGGCGGCGCCGGTGAACCGGCTGCTGCACGGCCATCCGGCCTACCACGCGCTGACGTACGGCTGGCTGGTGGCCGGGTTGGCACGGGCGGTGACGGGGCAGGGGATGGGTGACCTCATCCGCACCGAACTGGCCGAACCGCTCAACACCGACGGGTTGCATCTGGGGCGGCCGCCGGCGCATGCCGCGACGCGGCCGGCCCAGATCCTGGCCCCGCAGGGCACGCTGGCCAATCCGGTGTTCAACTTCGTCGCGCCCAAGGTCGCCGCCCTGCAGTTCTCCGGCATGTTCGGTTCCATGTACTTCCCGGGGATGAAGGCGGTCGTCCAGGGCGACATCCCGTTCCTCGACGCGGAGATCCCGTCCGCCAACGGAGTCGCCACCGCACGCGGCCTCGCCCGCATGTACGGCGCGATCGCCAACGGCGGGACCATCGAGGGACAGCAGTTCCTCTCGCCACGGGTGGCGGCGGACCTGACCGGCCGGCCGAATCTGCGGCCCGACCGCAATTTGGTGATCCCGCTGGCGTTCCACCTGGGGTATCACAGCCTGCCGTTCGGGGTGATGCGCGGTTTCGGGCACGTCGGACTGGGCGGATCCGTGGGCTGGGCCGATCCGTCCACGGGTCTGGCGCTCGGCTTCGTGCACAACCGGCTGCTCACCCCGATGCTCCTCGACATGGGGTCGTTCGCCGGGCTGAACGTCTTGATCCGGCGTGACGTGGCCCGTGCCCGCAGGCGCGGATACCAGGTGGTGCCCGATCTCGGCGCCCCCTTCGCGGTACCCAAGCCGGTTGCCGGGTAG
- the scpA gene encoding methylmalonyl-CoA mutase → MSMTATPEKAAVIGSFADVPLRGDGAGDAATDTAVEQFVADAAAAHGYTPDQLTWVTPEGIDVKPVYVAADRDAAAAAGYPLDTFPGAPPFLRGPYPTMYVNQPWTIRQYAGFSTAAESNAFYRRNLAAGQKGLSVAFDLATHRGYDSDHPRVQGDVGMAGVAIDSILDMRQLFDGIDLSTVSVSMTMNGAVLPILALYVVAAEEQGVPPEKLAGTIQNDILKEFMVRNTYIYPPKESMRIISDIFGYTSAKMPKFNSISISGYHIQEAGATADLELAYTLADGVEYIKAGLDAGLSIDKFAPRLSFFWGIGMNFFMEVAKLRAGRLLWSELVAEFGPKNEKSLSLRTHSQTSGWSLTAQDVFNNVARTCIEAMAATQGHTQSLHTNALDEALALPTDFSARIARNTQLVLQQESGTTRPIDPWGGSYYVEWLTHQLATAARMHIGEVVAHGGMAQAISDGIPKLRIEEAAARTQARIDSGAQTVIGVNKYQVPEDHEIEVLKVDNSRVRAEQLAKLQQLRSERDEAATRAALDELTRAAGAHGPAGEDGLGNNLLALAINAARAKATVGEISDALEKVYGRHVAEIRTISGVYRDEAGTGDNISRMSTATELVEKFAEADGRRPRILVAKMGQDGHDRGQKVIATAFADIGFDVDVGSLFSTPDEVAQQAADNDVHVVGVSSLAAGHLTLVPALRDALAAVGRPDIMVVVGGVIPPGDFDELYAAGAAAIFPPGTVIADAATGLLHKLAERLGYDLNA, encoded by the coding sequence ATGAGCATGACCGCCACACCGGAGAAGGCCGCCGTCATCGGTAGTTTCGCCGACGTGCCGCTGCGCGGTGACGGTGCCGGGGACGCGGCGACCGACACGGCCGTCGAACAGTTCGTCGCCGACGCGGCCGCCGCGCACGGGTACACCCCGGACCAGCTGACGTGGGTCACCCCCGAGGGCATCGACGTCAAACCGGTCTACGTCGCGGCCGACCGCGATGCCGCCGCCGCGGCCGGCTACCCCCTCGACACGTTCCCGGGCGCGCCGCCGTTCCTGCGGGGCCCGTACCCGACGATGTACGTCAACCAGCCGTGGACCATCCGTCAGTACGCCGGGTTCTCCACCGCCGCCGAATCCAACGCGTTCTACCGCCGCAATCTGGCCGCCGGCCAGAAGGGTCTGTCGGTGGCGTTCGACCTCGCCACGCACCGCGGCTACGACTCGGACCACCCCCGCGTGCAGGGTGACGTCGGCATGGCCGGCGTGGCGATCGACTCGATCCTGGACATGCGCCAGCTGTTCGACGGGATCGACCTGTCGACGGTGTCGGTGTCGATGACGATGAACGGCGCGGTGCTGCCGATCCTTGCGCTCTACGTCGTGGCCGCCGAGGAGCAGGGCGTGCCGCCGGAGAAGCTGGCCGGCACCATCCAGAACGACATCCTCAAAGAGTTCATGGTCCGCAACACCTACATCTATCCGCCCAAGGAGTCGATGCGGATCATCTCCGACATCTTCGGCTACACCAGCGCGAAGATGCCGAAGTTCAACTCGATATCCATCTCCGGGTATCACATCCAGGAAGCCGGTGCGACGGCCGATCTGGAGCTCGCCTACACGCTGGCCGACGGCGTCGAGTACATCAAGGCCGGCCTGGACGCCGGTCTGTCGATCGACAAGTTCGCGCCCCGCCTGTCGTTCTTCTGGGGCATCGGCATGAACTTCTTCATGGAGGTCGCCAAGCTGCGGGCCGGGCGGCTGCTGTGGAGCGAGCTGGTCGCCGAATTCGGACCGAAGAACGAGAAGTCACTGTCGCTGCGGACGCATTCGCAGACCTCGGGCTGGTCGCTGACCGCGCAGGACGTCTTCAACAACGTCGCCCGCACCTGCATCGAGGCGATGGCCGCCACCCAGGGCCACACCCAGTCGCTGCACACCAACGCCCTCGACGAGGCGCTGGCCCTGCCGACGGACTTCTCGGCCCGCATCGCGCGCAACACCCAACTGGTGCTGCAGCAGGAGTCTGGCACCACCCGGCCGATCGACCCGTGGGGCGGTTCCTACTACGTGGAGTGGTTGACCCACCAGCTGGCCACCGCCGCGCGCATGCACATCGGCGAGGTCGTGGCGCACGGCGGGATGGCCCAGGCGATCAGCGACGGCATCCCGAAGCTGCGCATCGAGGAGGCCGCCGCCCGCACCCAGGCGCGCATCGACTCCGGCGCCCAGACCGTGATCGGCGTCAACAAGTACCAGGTGCCCGAGGACCACGAGATCGAGGTGCTCAAGGTCGACAACAGCCGGGTGCGCGCCGAACAGCTGGCCAAGCTGCAGCAGCTGCGCAGTGAGCGGGACGAGGCCGCCACCCGCGCGGCGCTCGACGAGCTGACCCGTGCGGCCGGGGCCCACGGGCCGGCCGGCGAGGACGGGTTGGGCAACAATCTGCTGGCGCTGGCGATCAACGCCGCACGCGCCAAGGCGACCGTGGGGGAGATCTCCGACGCGCTGGAGAAGGTCTACGGCCGCCACGTCGCCGAGATCCGCACGATCTCCGGTGTGTACCGCGACGAGGCCGGGACGGGTGACAACATCTCGCGTATGAGCACGGCGACCGAACTCGTGGAGAAGTTCGCCGAGGCCGACGGCCGGCGGCCCCGCATCCTGGTCGCCAAGATGGGCCAGGACGGCCACGACCGCGGTCAGAAGGTCATCGCGACGGCGTTCGCCGACATCGGCTTCGACGTGGACGTGGGTTCGTTGTTCTCCACGCCCGACGAGGTGGCGCAGCAGGCCGCCGACAACGACGTCCACGTCGTCGGGGTGTCGTCGCTGGCCGCCGGTCACCTCACGCTGGTGCCCGCGCTGCGTGACGCGCTGGCCGCGGTGGGCAGACCCGACATCATGGTCGTGGTCGGCGGGGTGATACCGCCCGGGGACTTCGACGAGCTCTACGCCGCCGGTGCCGCCGCGATCTTCCCGCCGGGCACCGTGATCGCCGACGCCGCGACCGGGCTGCTGCACAAGCTGGCCGAGCGGCTCGGCTATGACCTGAACGCCTGA